A genome region from Lytechinus pictus isolate F3 Inbred chromosome 14, Lp3.0, whole genome shotgun sequence includes the following:
- the LOC129276232 gene encoding uncharacterized protein LOC129276232 — MSGLSTSSNLTSVTGFVMTRPQPRPVHFEFDFTKTSTFYLDIWTLLATLGLLVIVALVNAVVFLTWRRQYRNNMAGNTHDVHGNNFYVPNSPASINVIDVGKSFSDEDSGMNSVIISPSNSSMTASAGGVGSTILLPVTCSEWPPRASTFNYHTDKRIILQVVNE; from the coding sequence ATGAGTGGATTATCGACATCATCGAATCTGACATCGGTCACGGGGTTCGTCATGACCAGACCACAGCCTCGTCCCGTCCACTTCGAGTTTGACTTCACCAAAACATCCACATTTTACCTCGACATCTGGACCCTCCTCGCCACCCTCGGCCTCCTCGTCATCGTCGCATTGGTCAACGCCGTCGTTTTTCTGACATGGAGACGACAATACCGTAACAACATGGCGGGGAACACGCACGATGTCCACGGTAACAACTTCTACGTCCCGAACTCGCCGGCGTCCATAAACGTCATCGACGTTGGAAAGTCTTTCAGTGATGAAGACTCTGGGATGAACTCGGTGATCATCTCGCCTTCTAATAGTTCGATGACAGCCAGCGCTGGCGGTGTGGGATCGACCATTTTGTTACCCGTTACCTGCTCTGAGTGGCCTCCGAGAGCTTCAACGTTCAACTACCATACCGATAAAAGAATCATACTTCAAGTTGTAAACGAATGA